The genomic interval TTGATGGTTATTCTTGATAACGCATCAGCTACATGATTATCTTTGCCCTTTAGATACTCTACCGTAAAATTATATTCCTCTAATTCAAGCCTTATTCTtgttaatttagaactggggTTGACCATTGAGAATAAATATGTCAATGGTCTATGATCTGTTTTCACAGTAAAGTGTTTTCCGTTAATGTACGGTCTAAAATGTACtattgcccaatgaattgctGTTAACTCTTGTTCTGTCgtactcttattgctttcACCTTTCGTAAAAGCTCTTGATGCATACGCAACTGGGAGTTGGTGGCCATTGTGGTTTTGAGTTAACACTGCGCCACATGCTTGCTTGCTTGCATCtgttattatgcaaaattctttgctaAAGTCTGGGTAATGCAAGAGTGTTGGGTTTATTAGCTGCGATTTTAAATGTATGAATGCATTTTGGCATTCATCTGTCCAGTCGAATGGAAcattctttttaaataatctTGTTATGTGCCTCGAATAGTCGGCGAAATTTTTGATAAAACGTCTgtagtaattgcaaaatgctaCAAAACGTCTAGCGCTGTCCCATGTGGAACTGGGTAGTTCTGAATGACATCATATTTTTTGTCATCCGACAAAATTcctttgtctgtgcatttATGTCCTAAAAATGTGACTTCATGcatgaaaaattaacatttttcggGATGTAACTTTAGGTTGTATTCCCTGCATTTATCAAAAACTTCAGTGAGGTTTTTAAGCATATGCTTTTCGGAACAACTGATGACtattaagtcatccatataaaggaatgccttGCGACGGTTCTGCCTTGGTGGAAACCGGTGCATCCGCCGTGGCCTCTGCGAATGTCTCAGTACTTGTGCTGCTTCTCGTTTCTGGAACATAGTTCTCCTTGCTCGAGGCATTGGTGTTTGTGTTGCCTTGTTCTTCGACTTGTTCTTCTCGTGCCTCTTCTCGTTGCGCAGCTTCTCCCGTTTACTCTTCCCACTGGAACTGTTCGAACTCGCACTCGCCTCCTTGCCATTGATGGGCGAGACCGATAAGCTGGACCAGGCCTCCTTCTGCTGGGCATTGCCTGCACTTGAACCATTTGTTCCCGATCAAGAGGACGAGGATGATGCTGATGACGACGATGGAATCGTGGCATTTGCTTTAGAAGCTCCGTAACCATTTACAATACCTGTTGTATTCGGTCCGAGTGAGGCAATTAGAGTATCGTGCAGGCGCTTCTCGTACTCCAGATGCTTTCCCTGATGCATTTCCTCCTTTGTAAAACTGGCCTCGGGATCGCCCAATTCATGTAAGTACATGCAGTCGCCCTTGGGACACTGCTGGTTCTTCATGAAGTGGCTACAGTATTTAGTTGTCCCCAAGCTGGTCTTTATGAGCCGCCCGTCTATCATAATGTTATTGACGCTTTGAATGGCCCGCAAGGCATCCTAGTTATTAACATATGTAACATAGGCAGAAGCAGATGGACCCTGGACCCCGGCATACGTGGAACTTGGATTTATAACGACCTTATGAATTTTCCCATATTTACCGAAATACTCGTGCTTCTTTGGTATGTCCGCATCAGCAAGTCGGGGTGGTAGGCCCACAACGAATACCAAGTTCTTTTGGACCACGCGAACGTTGGCCAAATGTTTTCGGTTCTCGGTGATCTTTTGTTTGCGTTGTTGGTCCCTTTGGCGTTTCTGGGACTTGAAGGCAATCATTTCTTCCTTTGACAAAGGGCTGAAGTCAGCTGGATTCTCTGGGTACTCCTTTCGGCATGCCGGACACAGCTTGTTCTCATTCGTGCGAATCCTGTGCCAACAAATTCATTTAGTTCAGCGTCGCGAGGCCTTACGGATCGCTATGAAAACGGACGCTTGTTTGTTAAAAGCCACTTGAAGATTTTACACAGCCTCCCAGCCGTCCACCAAGAGTCCGGAACCGCCTTAAGAGACCTTCAAAGGACAATTCAAAGATGTTTTACAGCCTTAAAGACATTCTCCATTCCAGTCGAGGCTTGGGTTTATGGTGTCCGCAAAGCTTCCCAAAACCACACTATTCTTGTGGGAGCAATCCGTCCACAACAAGTCCGAAATTCCAACATGGAGTGAGATGGATGCGTTCCTGACCAAGCGTCATCGTACTCTGGAGGCTGTCGACGATGTACGGCCTAGCGTCTCGGGGCAATTTCCGCCGAGACCGGCAACTGCAAGCGCCCCACCGCGCAGGCTCAACTCATACGAGGCCAGGGTGGCTTTCGCCCCCAAGGGGTGTGATCTCTGTTCCAGGGAGAACCACCCTATTCGCTTATGTCCACGGTTCCTCGAAATGGATGTGAATGGTCGCTCCGACTACGTCAAGAGAAGGCAGCTCTGCCTGAACTGTTTCGCACGAGGGCACAAGCAACGTGATTGCACTATTGCCCACAGCTGCTTCACATGcagaaattggcaaaacaaatagagaaatgaaaaaatatcaccacatttttcaaaactgtgggcgtcgtagctctgggcggtttgtaggcgttagagtgggcgtggcaaatacatttttggcacaccgatagaaatttacaagactaatacaaaaatgaaaaaatatcaaaacctttttcaagtgtgggcgtgagcgttttaggcggtttgtgggcgttagagtgggcgtggcaaaatgaatcgacaaacttgcgctgcgtctatgtccctggagtctgtatacttaatctcaactttctagcttttgtagttcctgagatctcgacgttcatacggacagacagacggacggacagacagacatggccaaatcgactcggctactgatcctgatcaagaatatatatactttatatggtcggaaacgcttccttctgcctgttacatacttttcaacgaatttagtatacccttttactctacgagtaacgggtataattaataataatataatatatacatatgtaataaTCGGTACAGCACAGGGATTACAATTGTAATGACCTACCCcattacatttatattttatcacTACTTTTCGCAATTACTATTCGCGCTtatattgtttgtttatgtttattgcaaaatttatttcttGAATTATTgtcttttaatatatttctgCCGTCGCAAGCGGAGTACTctaataacaattattttactATAAGGtcatttatgaaatttattatgtattatgtgcATCGAttcatatattattatttctatgccgTATTCCAATAATTGTTGTATTAAGCAAAAACAGTTTTAACGTGGTGGCAAAGAACTTGTCAAATTTACAATGCCTTACAATGCACACATACAGTGGTCGGCAGTCACcgtatgcgtacaagagagctgctgggTCTAGAGCTCTCCGCATATTTTACATGGCATGttttttttaccaaattaaattattttttgcccAAAATCTACCACAATCAACGAAGGTTGATCTGCTGTTGCGAAAAAAAACTGgaacaaaactaatttaatgaTCATACTGAACATAGTAATAGTACCATAAAGCAACGCATTTATATATGTGCTCAGCAAATAgtaattttgtatattatttcAGAATTACAAAAGTTCATGTGACATTTCATTTAACTGTATTATTAAGCATAAACATCACGCTGGGCTTTTTCCCAAGCGGCAATTGGGCCATGCTCTGGGCGATATTTCACATTGCAACCATCTTGCTCAAGGCGGTTATCATCGCGAAGTTCTTCATAACGCTCACGTTCGTATTTTGTGAAACCCCACTTCTTTGAAACATAGatctaaaaaaatatataaggaaaagcaaagaattatcaaattgattttttaagcTTTTATCTAGTTTCCTGTAAACAAAGCTCTTAGTAGGCCAGGAAGTTACAaccaatatataatatatatatatataatatatatatatataatatgtaataaataatatataatataaagcTTATAAACGTTTGAGCAATGAAAAATAGATCTAATACTGTATAGTTCGTTTGGCCACTGACAAACAGTCTATGTCGGTGGGAACCCATTAATGCGCGGCAagggaataaataaataattggtAACTTGCCTTCTGACGTCCAGGGAACTTAAACTTTGCACGCCGCAAAGCTTCAATAACTTGAGCCTTGTAACGATCGCTAGAACGGACAGACATAATGGGTTGACCAATACGAACTCGAGCAACTGTACCCTGCGGCTTTCCAAACGCTCCTCGCATTCCAGTTTGAAGCCTATTAAAAGTGCAAAAGAGGCCATGAGAATACAGTAATTTACACATATATGAACTATTATTTACCTATCAGCTCCAGCGCACgacaacattttgtttatacgAATGACGTGGAATGGATGCAGCCGCATTCGGATGTGGAACTGGTCCTTACCGCAGTACTTTACCAAGTACTTGTTGCAACAAATGCGTCCAGCTTCCAAAGCTTCACTACTCAGCTGTTCATATTCATCAGAAACCAAATGAACACAAAGAGGAAAATCCTCTACAGTAGCTTTTTTCCTTCCCAAATCAAATATACGAATTTTGGGGTCGGGGACCCCACGACAAAATCGAGATTTAGGGTACGGCTTATTTTTACAATAGCGGTAGCTGCATAAAATTAGATTTGTAGTGAAGACCCGGGTAATGCAATATAAATGATTTACTTACCATCTTGCTGGTCGTCGACCCATTTTGACTCCtgaaatataaaacaaataaatacgaTTTTTAGTTACATTACAGAACAAAAACGAAACTTGGTAAGCTaatataaaatgattttaaaacgaaatatttcAGATTTCAAGAGATCATTTAAAGAGCTCAGTTACCT from Drosophila yakuba strain Tai18E2 chromosome 3L, Prin_Dyak_Tai18E2_2.1, whole genome shotgun sequence carries:
- the LOC6535215 gene encoding 60S ribosomal protein L10, encoding MGRRPARCYRYCKNKPYPKSRFCRGVPDPKIRIFDLGRKKATVEDFPLCVHLVSDEYEQLSSEALEAGRICCNKYLVKYCGKDQFHIRMRLHPFHVIRINKMLSCAGADRLQTGMRGAFGKPQGTVARVRIGQPIMSVRSSDRYKAQVIEALRRAKFKFPGRQKIYVSKKWGFTKYERERYEELRDDNRLEQDGCNVKYRPEHGPIAAWEKAQRDVYA
- the LOC120321413 gene encoding CCR4-NOT transcription complex subunit 4-like — its product is MIDGRLIKTSLGTTKYCSHFMKNQQCPKGDCMYLHELGDPEASFTKEEMHQGKHLEYEKRLHDTLIASLGPNTTATIPSSSSASSSSS